One segment of Dolichospermum sp. DET69 DNA contains the following:
- a CDS encoding YvcK family protein → MFIGFIKQAINSLQLQSHSRTSHRVHQWFKWLSPGLAVKRWLLISFGGIVLASLGLAIWVKLTPIFWILELLKGLFGFLADILPNYISGPILLVSGVLLVLWGQSRTLGSITEVLRPIGDDEELIDVLLAHRRLYRGPKIVVLGGGTGLSTLLRGLKTYSANITAIVTVADDGGSSGRLREEFGVLPPGDIRNCLAALADEEKLLTELFQYRFRAGDGLTGHSFGNLFLTAMTDITGDLEQAIAASSKVLAVRGQVLPATLSDVRLWAELTDGRRIEGESNIPKAAGKIVKIGCIPENPPALPAAIKAIKEADYIIIGPGSLYTSLIPNLLVQEIADAIAATDVPSVYICNIMTQPGETDGYSVAEHIQAIDDACGNRRLFNAVLVHKKTPSAQALIRYAQQNAHPVFLDRESVTKLGRRIVPANILFEDENGAVRHDPQKLAKVLLKWYSGAHHGK, encoded by the coding sequence ATGTTCATCGGTTTTATAAAACAAGCTATTAATTCGCTACAACTACAGTCGCACAGTCGCACTTCCCATCGGGTTCACCAATGGTTCAAATGGTTATCCCCTGGATTGGCTGTAAAACGGTGGTTACTAATCAGTTTTGGGGGTATTGTATTGGCCAGCTTAGGGTTGGCTATTTGGGTAAAATTAACCCCCATTTTTTGGATACTAGAATTACTGAAAGGTCTTTTTGGATTCCTTGCGGACATTCTACCCAACTATATCAGTGGTCCCATACTCCTTGTCTCCGGTGTCCTGTTGGTGCTGTGGGGACAATCCCGAACTCTAGGTTCAATTACGGAGGTGCTAAGACCTATAGGTGATGATGAGGAATTGATAGATGTCCTCTTAGCACATCGTCGCTTATACCGTGGTCCCAAAATTGTGGTTCTGGGTGGTGGAACTGGACTTTCAACTCTACTGAGAGGTTTAAAAACCTACAGTGCTAATATTACCGCTATTGTTACCGTAGCAGATGATGGCGGTTCTTCTGGCAGGTTACGGGAAGAATTTGGGGTTTTACCACCTGGAGATATCCGCAATTGTTTAGCAGCACTAGCAGATGAAGAAAAATTACTGACAGAATTATTTCAATATCGCTTTCGGGCAGGAGATGGTTTAACCGGTCACAGTTTTGGTAATTTGTTTTTAACTGCCATGACTGATATTACTGGAGATTTGGAACAAGCGATCGCTGCTAGTTCTAAGGTATTAGCGGTGAGGGGACAAGTTCTCCCTGCTACTCTTAGCGATGTGCGTCTCTGGGCAGAATTGACAGATGGCCGCCGCATTGAGGGTGAGTCTAATATTCCCAAAGCTGCGGGAAAAATTGTGAAAATTGGCTGTATTCCTGAAAATCCCCCAGCATTACCTGCCGCAATTAAAGCCATTAAAGAAGCTGATTACATTATTATTGGTCCGGGTAGTCTTTACACTAGTTTAATTCCTAATTTGTTAGTTCAAGAAATTGCCGATGCGATCGCCGCTACTGATGTACCTAGTGTCTATATCTGCAATATCATGACTCAGCCAGGAGAAACAGATGGATATAGTGTTGCTGAACATATTCAAGCCATAGATGATGCTTGTGGCAATAGAAGGTTATTTAATGCTGTCTTAGTTCATAAAAAAACACCTTCAGCCCAAGCACTTATCCGTTATGCCCAACAAAATGCCCATCCAGTTTTTTTAGACAGAGAATCTGTCACCAAGTTAGGACGGCGAATAGTTCCTGCTAATATTTTATTTGAAGATGAAAATGGTGCTGTTCGCCATGACCCACAGAAACTAGCTAAGGTTTTATTGAAATGGTACAGTGGGGCGCATCACGGAAAGTAA